From Weissella diestrammenae, a single genomic window includes:
- a CDS encoding DegV family protein produces the protein MSKVKIVTDSTAVLTTDEIEALEITVVPLTVMIDDVMYEDGVTITREDFMDKMAVAKNLPKTSTPSIGVFTDEYERLLDDDSEIISIHLTPGLSGTFNTAQQAAQLVHSERIHPVDSKFIDRAQSFQVIRAARMAQAGASVAEILADIEQTSENTELYLTLSSLDNLTAGGRISKATGFIGGLLNIKIGAHVVDGEIEAEVKGRGSKTTKNYLDKILNQMHDTDGIQMIGLSHAGIPDEAEAFAKRLREEFPDAELMVQQTTPTVATHTGVGAFGFSYLKAF, from the coding sequence ATGTCAAAAGTGAAAATTGTAACGGATTCAACCGCAGTATTAACGACTGATGAAATTGAAGCATTAGAAATTACAGTTGTGCCATTGACGGTTATGATTGATGATGTGATGTATGAAGATGGTGTCACCATTACTAGAGAAGATTTTATGGATAAAATGGCGGTTGCTAAGAATTTACCCAAAACATCAACCCCTTCAATTGGTGTGTTCACGGATGAATACGAGCGTTTATTAGATGATGATAGTGAAATTATCAGCATTCATTTGACACCTGGTCTATCAGGTACCTTTAATACAGCTCAACAGGCCGCACAATTGGTGCATAGTGAGCGTATTCACCCCGTTGATTCTAAATTCATTGATCGGGCCCAAAGCTTCCAAGTCATTCGAGCAGCTCGGATGGCACAAGCCGGGGCTAGTGTGGCTGAAATTCTAGCTGATATTGAACAAACAAGCGAAAATACTGAACTTTATTTAACGTTAAGTTCACTAGATAATCTAACTGCAGGTGGCCGAATTTCAAAAGCAACCGGGTTCATTGGTGGTTTATTGAATATTAAAATTGGCGCACATGTTGTAGATGGTGAAATTGAAGCTGAAGTCAAAGGGCGTGGTTCAAAGACAACCAAGAATTATTTAGATAAAATCTTGAACCAAATGCATGATACAGATGGTATTCAAATGATTGGTTTGTCGCATGCAGGTATTCCAGATGAAGCTGAAGCATTTGCTAAACGCTTGCGCGAAGAATTTCCTGATGCCGAATTGATGGTGCAACAGACAACACCAACGGTAGCGACACATACAGGGGTTGGGGCGTTTGGCTTTAGCTATTTAAAAGCATTTTAA
- a CDS encoding GDSL-type esterase/lipase family protein: protein MKKRVVFLMTILLMGLVAPNVAAKAKQKTQINLVTIGDSLTEGVGDTTNQGGYEKRTAKLLQQTYHLSVKTTNYGKAGDRSDQILKRIKNNPSAIRVIKKADVIVMTAGGNDLQQALFQLMKTKKQTDVLTQLSDNQSDYQKQLTKLTDFVRETNRHAPLFLFGNYNPLYVYLANRSDLNQAVQLYNGINQKVITNMKDAYYVSIYQTLTFGQYQNKKAQKKLVQEADLAFQGSTKNKVVEKTLSSPEKEKNQYITEEDHYHPNDKGYDKMSQALVRKMLAHKKDWLYQ, encoded by the coding sequence ATGAAAAAAAGAGTTGTTTTTTTGATGACCATATTACTTATGGGTTTGGTGGCACCAAATGTTGCCGCTAAAGCAAAGCAAAAAACACAAATTAACCTTGTAACAATTGGCGATTCACTAACTGAGGGTGTGGGTGATACAACTAATCAGGGCGGTTATGAAAAAAGAACGGCTAAATTATTGCAACAAACGTATCATTTGTCAGTTAAAACGACTAACTATGGTAAAGCTGGTGATCGTTCAGATCAGATTTTAAAACGTATTAAAAATAATCCAAGTGCAATTAGGGTGATAAAAAAAGCGGATGTAATCGTGATGACAGCAGGTGGCAATGATTTACAACAAGCATTGTTTCAATTAATGAAAACGAAAAAACAGACTGATGTTTTAACACAACTTTCTGATAATCAAAGTGATTATCAAAAACAACTTACGAAATTAACTGATTTTGTTCGGGAAACTAATCGGCATGCACCACTATTTCTATTCGGTAATTACAATCCACTATATGTTTACTTGGCAAATCGTAGTGATTTAAATCAGGCTGTGCAGTTGTACAATGGCATTAATCAAAAAGTAATCACTAATATGAAAGATGCTTATTACGTGTCAATTTATCAGACCTTAACATTTGGTCAGTACCAGAATAAAAAGGCACAGAAGAAGCTCGTACAAGAAGCAGATTTGGCATTCCAAGGGTCAACTAAGAATAAAGTCGTTGAAAAGACGCTGAGTTCACCTGAAAAAGAAAAAAATCAATATATTACTGAAGAAGATCATTATCATCCAAATGATAAGGGCTATGACAAAATGAGCCAAGCACTTGTTAGAAAGATGCTTGCACATAAGAAAGATTGGTTATATCAATAA
- a CDS encoding YpmS family protein — translation MRHQFTKEQKQIRNQGLLWGIGGTLIAVVLLSIVLLLLPQNQAGTKDVKPNIADAAMEVRMTKTNLNAWLNQYLNNDPDLKGKFRFEMAEKSMMVYGTERLLGQHVDYGMKMTPSVTKNGNLLLHADSVAVGQLPLPVKYVMSALGDHLDLPKWVTVNAHDQTIRINLNQIPNQSGLKFKIEKINMEKNQFIFRAGLSN, via the coding sequence ATGCGTCATCAATTTACAAAAGAACAAAAACAAATTAGAAATCAAGGCCTTCTTTGGGGGATTGGTGGGACTCTGATTGCAGTGGTTTTGCTTTCAATCGTATTGTTACTCTTGCCACAGAATCAAGCAGGCACCAAGGATGTTAAGCCAAATATTGCTGATGCTGCAATGGAAGTTAGAATGACTAAAACAAATTTAAATGCTTGGTTAAATCAGTATCTAAATAATGACCCTGATTTAAAAGGTAAATTTAGATTTGAGATGGCTGAAAAATCAATGATGGTTTATGGTACTGAAAGGTTATTAGGACAACACGTTGACTATGGGATGAAAATGACTCCGAGTGTGACTAAAAATGGTAATTTATTATTACATGCTGATTCTGTTGCAGTGGGCCAGTTACCGTTACCCGTTAAATATGTCATGAGTGCTTTAGGTGACCATTTAGACTTACCAAAATGGGTGACGGTCAATGCGCATGACCAGACGATTCGAATTAATTTAAATCAGATACCAAATCAATCAGGTCTGAAATTTAAGATAGAAAAAATAAACATGGAAAAAAATCAGTTTATTTTTAGAGCGGGGTTATCAAACTAA
- a CDS encoding YozE family protein, with translation MRRSFYQWLMTQRDPVTHDEVKQFANNAFYDQAFPKQSDDFDSLSRYLEENGNYLLSMDIFDAAWRLYLASEE, from the coding sequence ATGCGACGATCGTTTTATCAATGGTTAATGACACAGCGCGATCCAGTTACTCATGATGAAGTGAAACAATTTGCAAACAACGCATTTTATGATCAAGCGTTTCCAAAGCAAAGTGATGATTTTGATAGTCTCTCACGTTATTTAGAGGAAAATGGGAATTACTTATTGTCAATGGACATATTTGACGCGGCATGGCGTCTTTATTTGGCATCAGAAGAATAG
- the ylqF gene encoding ribosome biogenesis GTPase YlqF: MGQIIQWYPGHMAKAFRLMRDNMKYVDIVFELVDARIPLSSRNPELNDVLGDKPRLLVMTKTDLADPARTSAWINYFKSQGLAVVALDSRDRKTPQIITKAAREVLAEKWQRLADKGVQDKAIRALVAGIPNVGKSTLLNHLVMKNVAITGDRPGVTKKLQWLKTPTNLELLDTPGVLWPKFDDQRVGQHLAITGAIKDQLINVDDIALVMLKFMRTYNPTAITERYKLPADIWTQQSDVDILLTITKKLGFKDDYNRGGERLLLELRRGKLGPYTIEMPADNIGIVQDEQK, translated from the coding sequence ATGGGACAAATTATTCAATGGTATCCTGGTCATATGGCTAAAGCATTTCGTTTGATGCGGGATAATATGAAATATGTCGATATTGTTTTTGAGTTGGTTGACGCAAGAATTCCGTTGTCATCACGGAATCCTGAGCTCAATGATGTATTGGGTGATAAACCACGATTGCTGGTTATGACAAAAACTGACTTGGCTGATCCAGCACGAACAAGTGCATGGATTAATTATTTTAAAAGTCAGGGACTAGCAGTTGTCGCATTGGATTCACGTGATCGAAAAACACCGCAAATTATCACCAAGGCTGCGCGTGAAGTCTTAGCAGAAAAATGGCAGCGACTTGCTGACAAAGGTGTACAAGACAAGGCCATTCGTGCGTTGGTTGCTGGCATTCCAAATGTTGGTAAATCAACATTGTTAAATCACTTGGTGATGAAAAATGTGGCAATTACAGGCGATCGGCCAGGCGTGACGAAAAAATTGCAATGGTTAAAAACGCCGACTAATTTAGAACTCTTGGATACGCCGGGTGTATTATGGCCAAAATTTGATGATCAGCGTGTTGGACAGCACCTCGCGATTACGGGTGCAATCAAAGATCAATTAATTAACGTGGATGATATTGCTTTAGTGATGCTGAAATTTATGCGTACGTATAACCCAACGGCTATTACCGAACGTTATAAATTACCAGCGGATATATGGACGCAACAATCAGATGTTGACATATTATTAACGATCACCAAAAAGCTTGGTTTTAAAGATGATTATAATCGTGGTGGTGAGCGGCTATTACTTGAATTGCGACGTGGTAAATTAGGTCCTTATACGATTGAGATGCCAGCTGACAATATCGGTATTGTGCAAGATGAACAAAAATAA
- a CDS encoding ribonuclease HII has translation MNKNKTIVEIKQILNQNPSQKQLAEFAIDNRQGVQQLLTRYYRQVERQAIAQGKFDERLKFEKQAWQVGQTLVGVDEVGRGPLAGPVVAAAVIIDPNFDLLEVHDSKQLSRQKRALLAPKIKVQAVDFAYGIVDAEVIDDINIYEASRLAMVQAVNHLSQPIDGLLVDAMSLPFDIPQESLIKGDDRSISIGAASILAKVYRDELMAQYDLSYPGYDFAQNAGYGTREHLVALTELGITPIHRKTFAPVKKIM, from the coding sequence ATGAACAAAAATAAAACAATTGTTGAAATCAAACAAATCTTAAATCAGAATCCAAGTCAAAAACAATTAGCTGAGTTTGCAATTGACAATCGTCAGGGAGTACAGCAGCTATTAACACGTTATTATCGACAAGTGGAACGACAAGCAATTGCACAGGGGAAATTTGATGAACGTTTGAAGTTTGAAAAACAAGCTTGGCAAGTTGGCCAGACATTGGTCGGTGTTGATGAAGTTGGTAGAGGACCATTGGCTGGACCAGTTGTCGCAGCAGCCGTCATTATTGATCCAAATTTTGATTTACTTGAGGTGCATGATTCAAAGCAACTTTCGAGACAAAAAAGAGCGTTACTCGCACCAAAAATTAAAGTACAGGCTGTGGATTTTGCATATGGGATTGTCGATGCTGAGGTAATTGACGACATCAACATCTATGAAGCGTCACGGTTAGCAATGGTTCAGGCAGTTAATCATTTATCTCAGCCTATTGATGGTTTATTAGTTGATGCAATGTCGTTACCATTTGATATACCGCAGGAAAGTTTAATTAAGGGTGATGACCGCAGTATTAGTATTGGTGCGGCCAGTATTCTAGCAAAGGTATACCGTGACGAATTAATGGCACAATATGATCTGAGCTATCCAGGTTATGATTTTGCGCAAAATGCAGGTTATGGTACACGAGAACATTTGGTTGCTTTGACAGAATTGGGAATTACACCTATTCATCGGAAAACTTTTGCACCGGTTAAAAAAATAATGTAA
- the dprA gene encoding DNA-processing protein DprA, with protein MKQRDFLLWLMLVPGLNIESRFLIYLHIQSMLEIPEHEMLNVIFSAGKYTPKRIHQIKQWSQQNDGMAFTKLKRHAAVVICDAIYPEALRESDIPPIVLFYRGDISLLNTPILGIVGTRNASKYGEQVVRSWVPDLASAGLTIISGLALGIDGLTHACTLAHRGKTIAVIGTGLNQYYPRQHVALQKAIAQNGLILSEYLPEMGCRKHHFPQRNRIIAALSKNLLVVEAKAKSGSLITAALALKENKSIMAVPGRITDSHSQGCNELIVAGAQPVLSVSDVMVVMAGTVWL; from the coding sequence ATGAAACAACGTGATTTTTTATTGTGGTTAATGTTGGTTCCGGGTTTGAATATTGAATCAAGATTTTTAATCTATTTACATATTCAATCGATGCTAGAAATTCCAGAGCATGAAATGTTGAATGTGATTTTCTCAGCTGGGAAATATACGCCAAAGCGAATCCATCAAATCAAGCAGTGGTCTCAGCAAAACGACGGCATGGCGTTCACAAAATTGAAGCGGCATGCTGCTGTGGTAATTTGTGATGCCATTTATCCAGAGGCTTTACGGGAAAGTGATATACCACCAATTGTATTATTTTACAGAGGGGATATCTCATTATTGAATACCCCAATATTAGGTATTGTTGGCACAAGAAACGCGTCTAAGTATGGGGAACAGGTTGTTCGTTCATGGGTACCTGATTTAGCCAGTGCAGGTTTGACAATTATTTCAGGTTTAGCGTTAGGAATTGACGGATTAACACACGCGTGTACACTAGCACATCGTGGCAAAACCATTGCAGTGATCGGTACTGGTCTTAATCAATATTACCCCAGACAACATGTCGCACTGCAAAAAGCGATTGCGCAAAATGGTTTGATTTTAAGTGAATACTTACCTGAAATGGGCTGTCGAAAGCATCATTTCCCACAAAGAAATCGAATTATCGCCGCTTTGTCGAAAAACCTATTAGTGGTTGAAGCAAAGGCAAAATCAGGTTCCTTAATTACTGCCGCGCTGGCGTTGAAAGAAAACAAAAGTATTATGGCCGTGCCTGGTCGTATTACTGATAGTCACTCTCAAGGCTGTAATGAGTTGATTGTGGCGGGGGCCCAACCAGTCTTATCTGTTTCTGATGTCATGGTAGTTATGGCAGGCACAGTATGGTTGTAG
- a CDS encoding Na+/H+ antiporter NhaC family protein, producing MENKQIPKLSWAIGLLALLIVIFSGGIIGLGLSPIVPLVTSLLVVVIFSKMRRISWQAIQNDILSGLKTGLAPLFLFLLIGMLIGLWMATNVIPTMLWIGFKISNAAWFLPSALLVTALVGSMIGSAFTTLATVGVALMGVGIALGFNPAVVAGAVLSGAIFGDKSSPLSDSTNLAASIAEEDLFAHIKNLMWTTLPALLGTFIIFLLMGFNHQGGSVSKLTGLANLLHPTWWAIIPLGLLMIMAWLKIPAIPTLLVNIGVSGIAFMTTHHAADLSQTLLEGFKTSSHNPTLMALLNRGGMMSMMPTVIIIMLALALGGLLTEQKILEAVMAPIVKHIKSGAGVVTGTVITGITANFMIGEQYLATILPGQLWKTAYDRVGLSRLALGRALEDSGTVINYLVPWGVAGSFAAQTLGVSVSSFAPYVFFALLSPIFSLLSAWTGIGLKKNKD from the coding sequence ATGGAAAATAAACAGATACCAAAATTAAGTTGGGCGATTGGGTTATTGGCGTTATTAATTGTTATTTTTAGTGGTGGAATTATTGGCTTAGGTTTGTCACCAATTGTGCCACTTGTCACAAGTCTCTTAGTTGTGGTCATTTTTAGTAAAATGCGCCGAATTTCTTGGCAGGCAATACAAAATGACATTTTGTCTGGCCTCAAAACGGGGCTTGCGCCACTCTTTTTATTCTTATTGATTGGGATGTTGATTGGATTGTGGATGGCAACGAATGTCATTCCAACAATGCTGTGGATTGGTTTTAAAATTTCTAATGCGGCTTGGTTTTTGCCTAGTGCACTATTAGTAACTGCTTTGGTAGGATCAATGATTGGCTCAGCTTTTACAACTCTAGCAACTGTTGGGGTGGCCTTGATGGGTGTTGGTATCGCGTTGGGCTTTAATCCAGCTGTAGTTGCTGGGGCAGTTTTGTCAGGTGCCATTTTTGGAGATAAGTCTTCACCATTGTCAGATTCAACTAACTTGGCAGCGTCCATCGCTGAGGAAGATTTGTTTGCACACATTAAAAATCTAATGTGGACAACATTACCAGCGTTATTAGGAACATTTATTATTTTCTTGTTGATGGGATTTAATCATCAAGGTGGGAGTGTGTCCAAATTAACTGGTCTAGCGAACTTGTTGCATCCAACATGGTGGGCAATTATACCTTTGGGATTATTGATGATTATGGCATGGCTAAAAATCCCGGCTATTCCAACGTTGTTAGTCAATATCGGAGTCTCGGGTATAGCATTTATGACAACGCATCATGCGGCTGATTTGAGTCAGACGTTATTAGAAGGCTTTAAGACATCATCACATAATCCAACGCTGATGGCATTGCTAAATCGTGGCGGGATGATGTCAATGATGCCAACGGTCATCATTATTATGTTAGCGCTGGCGTTAGGTGGCTTATTAACAGAACAAAAAATATTAGAAGCTGTGATGGCACCAATTGTTAAGCATATAAAAAGTGGCGCAGGTGTCGTAACTGGTACGGTCATTACAGGAATTACTGCGAACTTTATGATTGGTGAGCAATACCTCGCAACGATTCTACCAGGTCAATTATGGAAAACGGCATATGATCGCGTTGGTTTGTCAAGGTTAGCTTTGGGACGAGCGCTTGAAGATTCAGGCACCGTTATCAATTACTTAGTGCCTTGGGGTGTTGCTGGTAGTTTTGCTGCACAAACGCTCGGCGTTTCAGTTTCATCGTTTGCACCATATGTTTTCTTTGCGCTCCTTTCGCCAATATTCTCATTACTTTCGGCATGGACAGGCATTGGCTTGAAAAAGAATAAAGATTAA
- the ruvA gene encoding Holliday junction branch migration protein RuvA, which yields MYEYLKGVITTIAPKFIVLDVSGIGYRVVVSNPYSFVIGQTEQVFIEQIVRQDDITLYGFKKSDEKVLFQKLLDVSGIGPKSALAILVNADHSGLIKAIINGDVAYLVKFPGIGKKTAQQIVLDLQNNIAKLPFDLTGIDEPIVAPKEDNLALSDALEALQALGYGQREVEKIEKKLIGQPDLTTAEYVSAGLKLLV from the coding sequence ATGTATGAATATCTAAAAGGTGTTATCACAACCATTGCACCAAAGTTTATTGTACTTGATGTATCAGGCATTGGTTATCGGGTGGTTGTTTCAAATCCATATTCATTTGTCATTGGTCAAACGGAGCAGGTTTTTATTGAACAGATTGTTAGGCAAGATGACATCACATTATATGGATTTAAGAAGTCCGATGAGAAAGTATTATTCCAAAAATTATTAGATGTATCAGGAATTGGGCCAAAGAGTGCATTGGCAATTCTCGTCAATGCTGATCATTCAGGACTGATTAAAGCGATTATTAATGGCGATGTGGCTTATTTAGTTAAGTTTCCGGGCATTGGTAAAAAGACGGCCCAACAAATTGTATTGGATTTACAAAATAATATAGCAAAGCTGCCATTTGACCTGACAGGAATTGATGAACCGATTGTTGCACCTAAGGAAGATAATTTAGCATTATCGGATGCGTTAGAAGCATTACAAGCATTAGGCTATGGGCAACGTGAAGTTGAAAAAATTGAGAAAAAACTGATTGGACAGCCTGATTTGACGACAGCAGAATATGTTTCGGCAGGGTTAAAGTTACTAGTTTAA
- the ruvB gene encoding Holliday junction branch migration DNA helicase RuvB, with product MMNDDVLNHDILDSDEIQLEQSLRPTQLDQYIGQTQLKARLSVYIQAAKQREEPLDHVLLYGPPGLGKTTLAAVIANEMVVNFRTTTGPVIEKQGDLLAILNELAPGDVLFIDEIHRLPRNVEEMLYSAMEDYYVDIIVGDGESSRPVRFPLPPFTLIGATTRGGMLSQPLRDRFGIVEHMNYYTEQELADIIKRSAKIFAMTITDTGAIELARRSHGTPRIANRLLRRVRDFAMVQNKDVVDIDLVNYALNLLKIDSAGLDQVDQKILLTMINYYHGGPVGVKTMAANIGEEIDTIESMYEPYLLQIGFLQRTPRGRVVTPAAYQHLQIPIDKEEGEK from the coding sequence ATGATGAATGATGATGTCTTAAATCATGACATACTTGATAGTGATGAAATTCAACTTGAACAGTCATTACGTCCGACACAGTTAGACCAATATATTGGGCAAACACAGTTGAAAGCGCGATTATCAGTTTATATTCAAGCTGCCAAACAACGAGAAGAACCACTTGATCATGTTTTACTTTATGGACCACCAGGCTTGGGAAAAACGACTCTGGCAGCAGTTATCGCTAATGAGATGGTGGTCAATTTCCGAACGACAACTGGCCCAGTGATTGAAAAGCAAGGGGACCTGCTTGCGATTTTAAATGAGCTAGCGCCAGGAGATGTCTTATTCATTGATGAAATTCATCGTTTGCCACGCAATGTGGAAGAAATGCTATATTCGGCGATGGAGGATTATTATGTCGACATTATTGTTGGTGATGGTGAGTCATCGCGACCTGTTCGTTTTCCTTTGCCACCTTTTACATTAATTGGTGCCACTACGCGTGGGGGTATGTTATCTCAACCATTGCGTGATCGTTTTGGCATAGTTGAACATATGAATTATTATACTGAGCAAGAATTAGCTGATATTATTAAGCGTTCAGCTAAAATTTTTGCGATGACAATAACAGATACTGGCGCGATTGAACTCGCGCGTCGATCACATGGCACACCACGGATTGCAAATCGTCTATTACGTCGAGTGAGAGACTTCGCAATGGTACAGAATAAAGACGTAGTTGATATTGATTTAGTTAACTACGCTTTGAATTTACTGAAAATTGATAGTGCAGGTTTGGATCAAGTTGATCAAAAAATATTATTAACGATGATTAATTACTACCACGGTGGTCCAGTTGGAGTGAAAACCATGGCAGCAAATATTGGTGAAGAAATTGATACAATTGAATCAATGTATGAGCCTTATCTGTTACAAATTGGATTTTTACAACGAACGCCGCGTGGCCGCGTTGTGACCCCAGCCGCATATCAACATTTACAAATACCTATCGATAAGGAAGAAGGGGAAAAATGA
- the queA gene encoding tRNA preQ1(34) S-adenosylmethionine ribosyltransferase-isomerase QueA, whose product MTTPHYTLEDFDYDLPHELIAQTPLEKRDTSRLLTLNATTGEMTDRHFFNIIDYLEPGDAVVMNNSRVLPARLHGIRPETGGHVEVLMLRQDHGDVWETLVKPSRKYPVGAEISFGNGELMATVVGELEHGGRMIEFHYDGIFLEILEALGEMPLPPYIKEKLEDQERYQTVYSKVNGSAAAPTAGLHWTPELLKAVSDKGVKLVELTLHVGLGTFRPVEEDDIDAHKMHSEFYQLTSEAAATLNEVHANGGKIVATGTTSIRTLETIGSKFNGKLEADSGWTDIFIKPGYQWTTVDAFITNFHLPKSTLVMLVAAFTGRETILNAYQHAIEEKYRFFSFGDAMYVHH is encoded by the coding sequence ATGACTACACCACACTATACGTTGGAAGATTTTGATTATGACTTACCACATGAGTTGATTGCACAGACACCACTTGAGAAACGCGATACATCACGTTTGTTAACGTTAAATGCAACGACTGGCGAGATGACTGATCGTCATTTCTTCAATATTATTGATTATTTAGAACCTGGTGATGCAGTTGTTATGAATAATTCAAGAGTTTTGCCAGCACGGTTACATGGTATTCGTCCAGAGACAGGCGGTCATGTTGAGGTACTCATGTTGAGACAAGATCATGGGGATGTTTGGGAAACATTGGTCAAGCCATCACGAAAGTATCCGGTCGGTGCCGAAATTTCATTTGGGAATGGTGAATTAATGGCGACTGTGGTTGGTGAGCTAGAACATGGTGGTCGCATGATTGAGTTCCATTATGATGGTATTTTTCTTGAAATATTAGAAGCTTTAGGTGAAATGCCATTGCCACCGTATATCAAAGAAAAATTGGAAGATCAAGAACGATATCAAACGGTCTATTCAAAGGTTAATGGTTCGGCTGCTGCACCAACAGCTGGTTTACATTGGACACCGGAGTTATTGAAGGCGGTTTCTGATAAGGGTGTCAAGCTAGTTGAATTAACCCTGCATGTTGGTTTGGGAACTTTTCGTCCAGTTGAAGAAGACGATATTGATGCACATAAAATGCATTCAGAGTTCTATCAATTGACGTCTGAGGCAGCTGCGACATTGAATGAAGTCCATGCCAATGGTGGAAAAATTGTTGCAACTGGAACGACATCAATCCGTACGCTAGAAACAATCGGCTCAAAATTTAATGGCAAATTAGAAGCGGACTCAGGTTGGACAGATATTTTTATTAAACCGGGTTATCAATGGACGACTGTTGATGCATTCATTACCAATTTCCACTTACCAAAATCAACGCTTGTGATGTTAGTTGCAGCCTTTACTGGTCGTGAGACAATCCTAAATGCGTATCAACATGCGATTGAAGAAAAATATCGTTTCTTTTCATTTGGAGATGCGATGTATGTCCATCATTAA
- the tgt gene encoding tRNA guanosine(34) transglycosylase Tgt — protein MHDPKRPVIYELLHVEKHTGARLGRIYTRHGVVHTPMFMPVGTQASVKNVSPRDLDEINAQFILSNTYHLWVRPGDDLIAKAGGLHKFMQWDGPILTDSGGFQVWSLSNNNKISEEGVDFRNHVDGSPMFLSPEVAMRIQNNLGSDVMMQLDEAIPYFESYDYVKNSVERTTRWAARAKIAHQRPEEQALFGIVQGAGFKALRQLSAEGLVDLDLPGYAVGGLSVGETKEEMNRVLDFTMPWLPKDKPRYLMGVAAPDSLIDSAIRGIDMFDSVLPTRIGRNGTLMTKQGRIVITNGKYKDDFSLIDEETEDFGSQHFTKAYLHHLFKANELYGQNIASVHNLRYLLKLMEDMRRAIYDDNLLDFRQDVLENYGYNKPNARLF, from the coding sequence TTGCATGACCCTAAACGACCGGTTATTTATGAACTTTTACATGTTGAAAAGCATACAGGTGCTCGTTTGGGTCGGATTTATACGCGTCATGGCGTTGTACATACGCCAATGTTTATGCCAGTTGGGACGCAGGCATCTGTCAAAAACGTATCGCCACGTGATTTAGATGAAATTAACGCACAGTTCATTTTGTCTAACACATATCATTTATGGGTACGTCCAGGAGATGATTTAATTGCTAAGGCGGGTGGCTTACACAAGTTTATGCAATGGGATGGTCCAATATTAACCGATTCGGGTGGGTTTCAAGTTTGGTCACTCTCAAATAATAATAAAATATCAGAAGAGGGTGTTGATTTTAGGAATCACGTTGATGGCTCACCAATGTTTTTGTCACCAGAGGTTGCGATGCGTATTCAGAACAATTTGGGCTCTGATGTTATGATGCAACTTGATGAAGCAATTCCATATTTTGAGTCTTATGATTACGTGAAAAACTCGGTTGAACGAACAACACGATGGGCGGCGCGTGCAAAAATAGCACACCAACGGCCTGAAGAACAAGCACTATTTGGTATTGTCCAAGGTGCAGGGTTTAAGGCATTACGTCAGTTGTCTGCGGAAGGATTGGTTGATCTGGATTTGCCGGGATATGCTGTCGGTGGCTTATCAGTTGGCGAAACAAAGGAGGAGATGAATCGTGTCTTAGATTTCACAATGCCTTGGTTACCAAAAGATAAGCCTCGGTATCTAATGGGGGTTGCTGCACCAGATTCGTTGATTGACTCAGCTATTCGTGGTATCGATATGTTTGATTCCGTGTTACCAACCCGGATTGGTCGGAATGGTACACTAATGACAAAACAGGGTAGAATCGTTATTACAAATGGTAAATATAAAGATGATTTTAGTTTGATTGATGAAGAAACTGAAGATTTTGGTTCACAACACTTTACCAAAGCATACCTACATCACTTATTTAAAGCCAATGAGTTGTACGGTCAAAATATTGCATCTGTTCACAATCTTCGTTATCTGTTAAAGTTAATGGAGGATATGCGTCGGGCAATTTATGATGATAACTTGTTGGACTTCCGCCAAGACGTGCTTGAAAATTACGGGTATAATAAACCCAATGCACGATTATTTTAA